One Cardinium endosymbiont cEper1 of Encarsia pergandiella genomic region harbors:
- a CDS encoding ZIP family metal transporter: MIIEFFALFLSALLGGLLVVTHCSIRILPRLLTFSGGYLLANTFLHLMPELFLSKVVPLYVGGCMMIGFFLQRFIETFTAGVEHGHSMAPTSGHACLKDYKMFAFLTSIAFHALLDGTLLAHGHPGHATQKGLLLGMMLHKFLEAFALISVLRGFNLSIRHMLRYLVLFALASPVGLWLGDYSHHYISDGGSVVLCAIVTGNFLYISATMLFEASPNHHSNQFTLWVSLLGAGLAALVQFVL; encoded by the coding sequence ATGATTATCGAGTTTTTTGCACTTTTTCTTTCCGCATTACTAGGTGGACTTTTGGTGGTTACACACTGTTCGATCCGCATTTTACCACGCTTGCTAACTTTTTCGGGAGGTTATTTATTGGCCAATACTTTCTTGCATTTAATGCCTGAGCTTTTTCTGTCCAAGGTAGTGCCGCTGTATGTAGGGGGGTGTATGATGATTGGATTTTTTTTGCAGCGTTTTATTGAAACCTTTACTGCTGGTGTGGAGCATGGCCATTCTATGGCCCCAACTTCAGGGCATGCTTGTCTAAAAGACTATAAAATGTTTGCGTTTTTAACTTCTATTGCATTTCATGCGCTATTAGATGGTACCCTTTTAGCCCATGGTCATCCTGGTCATGCTACCCAAAAAGGGCTTTTACTGGGTATGATGCTCCATAAGTTTTTGGAAGCTTTTGCTTTAATCAGTGTGTTGCGTGGTTTTAACCTATCTATTAGACACATGTTACGCTATTTGGTGCTATTTGCTTTGGCTTCTCCAGTAGGGTTGTGGCTGGGTGACTATTCCCATCATTATATTTCTGATGGTGGTAGCGTTGTATTATGTGCTATTGTAACCGGTAATTTTTTGTACATTTCGGCTACTATGCTTTTTGAAGCGAGTCCCAATCATCATTCGAACCAGTTTACTTTGTGGGTTAGTTTACTTGGGGCTGGATTGGCGGCATTGGTCCAATTTGTATTATAG
- the ligA gene encoding NAD-dependent DNA ligase LigA, whose translation MEPSDISKEIKRLIDLIRYYNECYFQKGISEISDYGYDQLLERLTRLEEAHPHLKWPNSPTEVVGERLSKGFEVVYHQTPMLSLAKTYSEIEVVQFVERAKKMFPNATIDFICEPKIDGVALSILYEKGRLVRVVTRGDGEKGDDVTRHVAQCLPLPQNIQNPPCDAFEVRGEAFMSKAVFKALNSARKAKGEPLWANPRNITAGTLKALDVEGVKARQLAFYGYGFYGPSYTCPTQQAALALLSALGFSVPPTYKVCHNSVEIMAYIRYCAQYKKDLPVEVDGVVIKVNKLAQQDRMGRTSKSPRWAIAYKYQPERAHSTLQRVTFQLGRTGIVTPVAHFSPVPLAGTTVRRASLYNADELARRDLYLGDTIFIEKGGEIIPKVVGIDRARRHTDGQPVRFICSCPACGTLLHRAAGCVAYYCPNKQGCLPQLKGALLHFAHRKAMDIDALGPKTVDTLLEAKLVQTAADLYRLRYDAVNGLAGFQALSTQRLLANIQGSKTRPFDRVLFALGIQHVGETVARKLALHFRSMERLQGATEAELLQLPDIGEKIVQSILDYLKDPYQQTILNGLQAAGVQFILPEPVDTLLPFSSKNFVISGTFQKFTRAECTKLIEAAGGRVLPAISSKVDYLVAGTKVGPSKLTKAMAWGIPILEEDELIKMMA comes from the coding sequence ATGGAGCCATCTGATATCAGTAAGGAGATCAAACGTTTGATAGACTTAATTCGGTACTACAATGAATGTTATTTCCAAAAGGGGATTTCTGAAATTTCTGATTATGGATATGACCAATTATTGGAACGGTTAACGCGGTTGGAGGAGGCCCATCCTCATTTAAAATGGCCTAACTCTCCAACTGAGGTGGTTGGAGAACGACTTTCAAAGGGTTTTGAAGTGGTGTATCACCAGACGCCTATGCTCTCTTTGGCTAAAACCTATTCAGAAATAGAGGTGGTGCAATTTGTGGAAAGGGCAAAAAAAATGTTTCCAAATGCGACGATAGATTTTATATGTGAACCTAAAATAGATGGTGTGGCACTAAGCATCCTTTATGAAAAGGGGAGATTGGTACGTGTGGTGACACGGGGTGATGGTGAAAAGGGCGATGATGTCACACGCCATGTGGCCCAATGTTTGCCCTTGCCCCAAAATATTCAAAATCCGCCATGTGACGCATTTGAGGTCCGTGGCGAGGCCTTTATGTCCAAGGCAGTTTTTAAAGCATTAAATAGTGCACGAAAGGCAAAAGGTGAACCTTTGTGGGCCAATCCTCGTAATATTACAGCGGGTACATTAAAGGCGTTGGATGTAGAGGGGGTTAAAGCGCGTCAGCTGGCATTTTATGGGTATGGTTTTTATGGGCCATCTTATACTTGTCCTACGCAACAAGCGGCGTTGGCATTACTGTCTGCGTTGGGTTTTTCTGTGCCACCTACTTATAAGGTATGTCATAATAGTGTGGAAATCATGGCGTATATTCGTTATTGTGCGCAATATAAAAAGGATTTACCGGTTGAGGTGGATGGAGTGGTGATCAAGGTAAATAAGCTGGCTCAACAAGATAGAATGGGTAGAACTTCTAAGTCGCCGCGCTGGGCTATTGCCTATAAATATCAACCAGAAAGGGCACATTCTACCCTACAAAGGGTAACCTTTCAGCTAGGCAGAACGGGAATAGTGACACCAGTTGCGCATTTTAGTCCCGTTCCATTGGCAGGTACTACGGTCCGTCGTGCTTCATTGTACAATGCAGATGAGTTGGCTAGGCGTGATCTTTATTTGGGCGATACGATTTTTATTGAAAAAGGTGGGGAGATTATTCCTAAGGTCGTGGGGATAGATAGGGCGCGTCGCCATACTGATGGCCAGCCTGTTCGCTTTATCTGTTCTTGTCCTGCTTGTGGGACACTACTCCACCGGGCAGCAGGGTGCGTTGCCTACTACTGCCCCAATAAGCAGGGCTGTTTGCCCCAATTAAAAGGTGCTTTACTCCATTTTGCCCATCGGAAAGCGATGGATATTGATGCCTTAGGCCCTAAAACGGTTGATACTTTATTGGAGGCTAAATTGGTCCAAACGGCAGCAGATCTTTACAGATTGCGTTATGATGCGGTCAATGGCTTAGCGGGCTTTCAAGCGCTATCCACGCAAAGATTATTGGCTAATATTCAAGGCTCCAAAACAAGGCCTTTTGATAGGGTATTGTTTGCTTTGGGTATTCAGCATGTAGGGGAAACGGTAGCTAGGAAACTAGCGCTACACTTTAGGTCTATGGAACGGTTGCAAGGGGCCACTGAAGCGGAGCTATTACAGCTACCAGATATTGGAGAGAAGATTGTGCAGAGTATACTGGATTACCTGAAGGATCCTTACCAACAAACCATTCTTAATGGGCTACAAGCTGCGGGGGTGCAGTTTATCTTGCCGGAGCCTGTTGATACTTTGTTGCCATTTTCTTCAAAAAACTTTGTTATATCGGGTACTTTTCAAAAATTTACAAGGGCAGAATGTACTAAATTAATAGAAGCAGCAGGCGGAAGGGTGTTGCCTGCTATTTCTAGTAAAGTGGATTACTTGGTAGCAGGCACTAAAGTTGGTCCATCCAAGTTGACAAAGGCCATGGCATGGGGCATTCCGATTTTAGAA
- the mutL gene encoding DNA mismatch repair endonuclease MutL: MHTIHLLSDLLINQIAAGEVVQRPASVVKELLDNAIDAGSNNIKIIIKDAGKQLIQVIDDGIGMDKVDARMCFEKHATSKIAHTDDLSKIQTMGFRGEAMASIAAVAQVEMETRLHEAATGVFIAIEGSKIKKQEAISTSPGTKISVKNLFYNVPARRNFLKSNPVEFKHILEEVQHAALARTEIGWRLYHNDIEIYNLSPEKLSHRMVHLFGESYKKQLIPCKETTNMVAIQGYIGKPEQAKKTRGEQFLFVNQRFVKSPFLNHAIKHAYDRLLATDSFPFYAIYLTIDPKLIDINVHPTKTEIKFQDEKALYAILQAAIKKSLATHHVVDSLDFDQDTNFSLLRFSNPIQVPPPHSTKERNYTQFKVDKSTTSLTSPKDWQSLFPDHKAEPETFPLSQNVGTVHYEEGAGRAVQLYTSYIIVQVQSGALLIDQQAAHERVLYDKFMDHFQNKNGASQQLLMPEYLSVNGVDYMVILENKAILRSLGFIIDPFGESTIIIHGCPAELKHHSPKQLLEGVIEQLKWNNNKQKLETSECFIRALAKKASIPHGIKLNGIEIDALLAQLFSSTNTMYTPDGRKICTKLSKDNLVSLLK, translated from the coding sequence ATGCATACCATTCACCTGCTCTCTGACTTACTGATTAATCAAATAGCAGCTGGAGAAGTAGTGCAACGCCCTGCTTCTGTAGTCAAAGAACTACTAGATAATGCAATAGATGCAGGAAGCAACAACATAAAAATTATTATAAAAGACGCTGGTAAACAACTTATTCAAGTGATTGACGATGGCATAGGAATGGATAAAGTTGATGCTCGAATGTGTTTTGAAAAGCACGCCACATCCAAGATTGCCCATACAGATGATTTATCTAAAATCCAAACCATGGGTTTTAGAGGAGAGGCGATGGCCTCTATTGCAGCAGTAGCACAGGTAGAAATGGAAACCCGCTTACACGAAGCAGCTACTGGCGTTTTCATTGCTATAGAAGGATCTAAAATCAAAAAACAAGAAGCAATTTCTACATCACCAGGCACCAAGATCAGTGTAAAAAATCTATTTTATAACGTTCCAGCACGAAGAAACTTTTTAAAATCTAATCCAGTAGAATTCAAACATATCCTAGAAGAAGTCCAACATGCAGCACTTGCTAGAACAGAAATTGGATGGAGGCTCTACCACAATGATATAGAAATATATAATCTATCACCAGAAAAATTAAGCCATAGAATGGTGCATCTGTTTGGCGAAAGTTATAAAAAACAGCTGATTCCCTGTAAAGAGACTACCAATATGGTGGCAATACAAGGCTATATCGGGAAACCAGAACAAGCAAAAAAAACAAGAGGAGAACAATTTTTATTTGTAAACCAACGCTTTGTAAAAAGTCCATTTTTAAATCATGCCATTAAACATGCATACGATAGACTTTTAGCAACAGATAGTTTCCCCTTTTATGCCATCTATTTAACCATTGACCCTAAATTGATTGACATAAATGTACACCCTACTAAAACAGAAATTAAATTTCAAGATGAAAAAGCGCTTTATGCGATTTTGCAAGCGGCGATTAAGAAAAGTTTAGCTACCCATCATGTAGTCGATTCTTTAGATTTCGACCAAGATACCAATTTTTCTTTGCTGCGTTTTAGCAATCCTATCCAAGTACCCCCCCCCCATTCAACAAAAGAACGAAACTATACACAGTTTAAAGTAGATAAGTCTACTACATCCCTTACATCACCTAAAGATTGGCAAAGTTTATTTCCGGACCACAAAGCAGAGCCTGAAACCTTTCCTTTAAGCCAAAACGTTGGAACCGTCCATTACGAAGAAGGGGCAGGAAGAGCTGTACAACTGTATACCAGCTATATTATTGTTCAAGTACAGTCTGGTGCACTGTTAATTGATCAACAAGCCGCTCATGAACGGGTGCTGTATGACAAGTTTATGGACCACTTTCAAAATAAAAATGGTGCATCACAACAGTTACTTATGCCAGAATATCTAAGTGTAAACGGTGTAGATTATATGGTTATATTAGAAAATAAAGCTATTTTGCGTTCATTGGGCTTTATCATTGACCCATTTGGGGAATCTACTATTATTATTCATGGCTGTCCAGCAGAACTAAAACACCATTCACCAAAGCAATTATTGGAAGGCGTAATAGAACAACTTAAATGGAACAACAACAAGCAAAAATTAGAAACTTCAGAATGTTTTATCAGGGCATTGGCGAAAAAAGCGAGCATACCACATGGTATAAAACTAAATGGAATCGAAATAGATGCACTGTTGGCACAACTATTTTCATCTACTAATACCATGTATACACCAGATGGAAGAAAAATATGTACCAAGTTATCAAAAGACAATTTGGTAAGTTTACTTAAATAA
- a CDS encoding IS3 family transposase, whose product MGRKKVRKFSSVEKTKIVLDLLKEELTLVELSSKYGVTSKTLQNWKHQFMEHAYLAFDPSKVVSAYKDEIAHLKDENDSLAKTLGKTTVERDWAVGKLKSLDLLSKKGLVESKLTHLPKARQCKLLSINRSFLYYKSSIEDSFNKELINKIADIYIDHPEYGYRYIYNQLLEDGLSIGKNRVLHYMRRMGLCAVYPRKKVFTSFKSSKYKAHGYLLDKYWFSSGQTRRLYVPKSNQVWSGDITYIKTNNGFIYFAAIIDWHSKAILSYKVSNSMDTTLVTDILEEALSKYPAPEYFNSDHGSQYTSHGHIQLLKKYGIKISMNGQGRSIDNVVIERFFRTIKYNCLFINDFKNIKEIKQGINDYMHKYNYNRFHSSIKYQKPMNVYLTHVKNQYAKAEITRKQNL is encoded by the coding sequence ATGGGAAGAAAAAAGGTTAGAAAGTTTAGTTCAGTAGAGAAGACTAAAATAGTCTTAGATTTATTAAAAGAAGAATTGACGTTAGTAGAGTTATCGTCCAAGTATGGAGTAACTAGCAAAACACTTCAAAATTGGAAACATCAGTTTATGGAGCATGCTTATTTAGCTTTTGATCCATCCAAAGTTGTTAGTGCATACAAAGATGAAATAGCTCATTTAAAGGATGAAAATGATTCCTTAGCCAAGACATTAGGTAAAACTACAGTTGAGCGGGACTGGGCAGTGGGAAAGCTAAAGAGCTTGGACTTATTAAGTAAAAAAGGTCTTGTCGAATCCAAGCTTACTCATTTACCTAAGGCAAGACAATGTAAATTATTATCGATTAATCGTTCTTTTTTATATTATAAATCTAGTATAGAAGATAGTTTTAATAAGGAGCTTATCAATAAAATAGCTGATATTTATATCGATCATCCAGAATACGGATACCGTTATATATATAACCAGTTATTAGAAGATGGTTTGTCTATAGGAAAAAATCGTGTGCTACATTATATGCGTAGAATGGGCTTATGTGCTGTTTATCCGCGTAAAAAAGTTTTTACTTCTTTTAAGTCTTCTAAATATAAAGCACATGGTTATTTACTAGATAAGTATTGGTTTTCCTCTGGTCAGACCAGGCGTCTTTATGTACCTAAATCAAATCAGGTTTGGAGCGGGGATATAACTTATATTAAAACTAATAATGGATTTATCTATTTTGCAGCTATAATAGACTGGCATAGTAAGGCTATATTGAGCTATAAAGTATCTAACAGTATGGATACAACACTTGTAACAGATATTTTAGAAGAAGCTCTTAGCAAATATCCTGCTCCAGAGTACTTTAATAGCGATCATGGAAGTCAATATACCAGTCATGGTCACATACAATTGTTAAAAAAGTATGGTATTAAAATATCAATGAATGGGCAAGGTAGAAGTATTGATAATGTAGTTATAGAGCGTTTTTTTAGAACAATAAAATATAACTGCTTGTTTATAAATGACTTTAAAAATATTAAAGAGATTAAACAGGGCATTAACGATTACATGCATAAATATAATTACAACAGATTTCATTCTAGTATTAAATATCAAAAACCTATGAACGTCTATCTTACACATGTAAAAAATCAATACGCTAAAGCAGAAATAACACGGAAACAAAATTTATAA
- a CDS encoding transposase, whose amino-acid sequence MGRKKVRKFSSVEKTKIVLDLLKEELTLVELSSKYGVTSKTLQNWKHQFMEHAYLAFDPSKVVSAYKDEIAHLKDENDSLAKTLGKTTVERDWAVGKLKSLDLLSKKGLVESKLTHLPKARQCKLLSINRSFLYYKSSIEDSFNKEL is encoded by the coding sequence ATGGGAAGAAAAAAGGTTAGAAAGTTTAGTTCAGTAGAGAAGACTAAAATAGTCTTAGATTTATTAAAAGAAGAATTGACGTTAGTAGAGTTATCGTCCAAGTATGGAGTAACTAGCAAAACACTTCAAAATTGGAAACATCAGTTTATGGAGCATGCTTATTTAGCTTTTGATCCATCCAAAGTTGTTAGTGCATACAAAGATGAAATAGCTCATTTAAAGGATGAAAATGATTCCTTAGCCAAGACATTAGGTAAAACTACAGTTGAGCGGGACTGGGCAGTGGGAAAGCTAAAGAGCTTGGACTTATTAAGTAAAAAAGGTCTTGTCGAATCCAAGCTTACTCATTTACCTAAGGCAAGACAATGTAAATTATTATCGATTAATCGTTCTTTTTTATATTATAAATCTAGTATAGAAGATAGTTTTAATAAGGAGCTATAG
- the mltG gene encoding endolytic transglycosylase MltG — MVNLSFVYAFLLKTKRQWQWIIGVGVLICIILYAILAFPNTHAPNRLLVIPKGCTRYQLKSKLENEGYIKNGTTFLWATYLLRYYPENRPGQYKIMAHMNNWQMIRMLRGGMQHPVKLTFATAANKASLIDQLVRPIGITKAPLWALLNDAEKLSAYGFTRENVLTMFIPDTYEIYWTITAEQLISKIHLAYQRFWHTIRLNKAKKIGLSPTDVSILASIVQAETNDPQEAAKIAGVYLNRLKRHMPLQSCPMLVYALKEKQCGIKRVLQEDTYMDSPYNSYRRKGLPPGPIGLPSVAMIDAVLNYIPHDYLFFSAKEDWSGLHYFACSYTAHLKNAHKYRKALNKLKIMR, encoded by the coding sequence ATGGTAAATCTTTCTTTCGTTTACGCTTTTTTGTTAAAAACAAAGCGGCAGTGGCAATGGATAATTGGGGTGGGTGTTTTAATTTGCATTATCTTATATGCGATACTGGCATTTCCTAACACACACGCACCCAATCGTTTGCTGGTGATTCCAAAGGGATGTACCCGTTACCAACTCAAAAGTAAACTAGAAAATGAAGGATATATAAAAAATGGAACCACTTTTTTATGGGCAACCTATTTATTGAGGTATTATCCTGAAAATAGGCCTGGCCAATACAAAATAATGGCTCATATGAATAATTGGCAAATGATTAGAATGCTACGTGGTGGCATGCAACATCCCGTTAAGCTTACTTTTGCTACTGCGGCCAATAAAGCTTCCTTAATAGATCAGCTGGTCCGTCCTATAGGTATCACCAAAGCGCCACTATGGGCACTACTAAATGATGCAGAAAAGTTATCAGCCTATGGCTTTACGCGAGAAAATGTATTAACTATGTTCATTCCAGATACCTATGAAATATACTGGACGATTACAGCAGAACAGTTGATATCAAAAATCCATTTGGCTTACCAACGTTTTTGGCATACAATACGTCTGAATAAAGCGAAAAAAATAGGCTTAAGTCCAACAGATGTCTCCATTTTAGCCTCTATCGTTCAAGCAGAAACAAACGACCCACAAGAAGCTGCTAAGATTGCAGGAGTCTATTTAAATAGACTCAAACGCCATATGCCCCTTCAATCTTGTCCAATGCTTGTCTATGCGCTAAAAGAAAAGCAATGTGGTATTAAAAGAGTCTTGCAAGAGGATACCTATATGGATTCTCCCTATAATTCCTATCGCAGAAAAGGGTTGCCACCTGGACCTATTGGTTTGCCTAGCGTGGCAATGATTGATGCAGTACTGAATTATATACCACATGATTACCTTTTCTTTTCAGCAAAAGAGGATTGGTCAGGGTTGCATTACTTTGCCTGTTCTTATACAGCACATTTAAAAAATGCCCATAAATATAGAAAAGCACTGAATAAGCTAAAAATTATGCGTTGA
- a CDS encoding aminopeptidase P family protein, with the protein MVSTDVNSGQPITTYDPMRYRNIDTNLFIKNRKKLEPYLDPNSLVVLHANDLMAKNTDGTMPFVQNSDLFYLSGIDQEETILLLYPDAIKKEWKEILFIKETNPVVAVWEGSKYTKEEASRVSGIVTVHWLSEFKRIFHTLMGLAHHLYLNTNEHPRANFPIATRDRRFIRWCQHHYPLHAYARLAPIMQKLRGIKDEIEIALIQTACDITAAGFLSTIPMVHPGLMEYEIEALFSYEFLRRGSRGFAYDPIIASGADSCILHYTKNDKPCPPGELLLMDIGAEYANYAADITRVIPIDGKFTARQRKVYNSVLRILQAAEGLLRPGLSFSDYHNAIGGWVEEELVALNLIKTADIKNQPKGAPAYRKYFMHGISHHLGLSTHDLGDTHGTMLPNMVLTIEPGIYIKEEKIGIRLENNVVITTDGVQNLTQNIPIEAEAIEALMSKK; encoded by the coding sequence ATGGTATCCACCGATGTCAATAGTGGTCAACCAATTACTACATACGATCCTATGCGTTATAGAAACATTGATACAAATCTATTCATAAAGAATAGAAAAAAATTAGAACCCTATCTTGATCCCAATAGCTTAGTAGTATTGCATGCCAATGATTTGATGGCCAAAAATACAGATGGAACGATGCCATTTGTGCAAAATAGTGATCTTTTTTATCTTTCTGGCATTGACCAAGAAGAGACTATTCTACTGCTGTATCCAGATGCCATTAAAAAGGAATGGAAAGAAATTTTATTTATCAAAGAAACCAATCCGGTAGTGGCTGTTTGGGAAGGAAGCAAATATACTAAAGAAGAAGCAAGTCGTGTAAGTGGGATTGTGACGGTGCACTGGTTGAGTGAATTTAAGCGAATTTTTCATACGTTAATGGGTTTGGCCCATCATCTATACCTTAATACGAATGAACATCCAAGGGCAAACTTCCCTATAGCCACTAGAGACAGACGTTTTATTCGCTGGTGCCAGCACCACTACCCCTTGCATGCATATGCGCGGCTAGCGCCGATTATGCAAAAACTACGTGGCATAAAAGACGAGATAGAAATTGCCCTTATACAAACGGCTTGTGATATTACAGCGGCTGGGTTTCTATCTACTATACCAATGGTCCATCCTGGATTAATGGAGTATGAAATAGAAGCATTGTTCTCATATGAGTTTCTTCGAAGGGGTTCAAGGGGGTTTGCTTATGACCCTATTATTGCCAGTGGTGCAGATAGTTGCATTTTACACTATACCAAGAATGATAAGCCTTGCCCACCAGGCGAATTGTTATTGATGGATATAGGTGCAGAATATGCTAATTATGCTGCTGATATAACACGCGTTATACCTATTGATGGGAAATTTACAGCCAGACAACGAAAAGTATATAATAGTGTACTGCGTATATTACAAGCTGCAGAAGGGCTGTTGCGGCCAGGGCTATCTTTTTCAGATTATCATAACGCAATTGGTGGGTGGGTAGAAGAGGAACTGGTTGCACTCAACCTTATAAAGACTGCAGATATTAAAAACCAGCCTAAAGGCGCACCAGCTTACAGAAAATATTTTATGCATGGCATCTCACATCATCTTGGACTAAGCACGCATGACCTAGGCGATACCCATGGCACTATGCTACCAAATATGGTTTTAACAATAGAACCAGGTATTTATATTAAGGAAGAAAAGATAGGTATACGGCTAGAAAATAATGTTGTGATCACAACAGATGGCGTGCAAAACTTAACACAAAACATTCCTATAGAAGCGGAAGCCATAGAGGCATTAATGTCTAAAAAGTAA
- the rsmH gene encoding 16S rRNA (cytosine(1402)-N(4))-methyltransferase RsmH, which translates to MVTTVSERYHIPVMPDQVVRGLSIVPTGHYADLTFGGGGHTKRIVESLSSGHLFAFDKDPAAAKMAEWFTGKPLTFIRASFRFVKEFINFYGIPQLDGILADLGTSSYQIDTPGRGFSTRFDGTLDMRMDPNSLYSAQHIVNSYTVEQLADVLNGYGEIVGAMAVAEAIIQARKRAPVVTTHQLSTILKPFAPKIKVNQYLAKVFQAIRIEVNNELVALEELLKRSVECMKPKGRLAIISYHSLEDRLVKNFFNTGNVWGKVQQDGYGNLLRPFVPLQKKPFMPSVEEVTRNNRARSARLRIAVRVA; encoded by the coding sequence ATGGTTACAACTGTTTCAGAGCGCTATCATATACCAGTGATGCCAGATCAGGTCGTGAGGGGCTTGTCTATCGTACCAACAGGCCACTATGCTGACCTTACTTTTGGGGGAGGAGGCCATACGAAAAGAATAGTAGAATCGCTATCTAGTGGCCATTTATTTGCCTTTGATAAGGACCCAGCGGCTGCTAAAATGGCCGAATGGTTTACTGGTAAACCTTTAACCTTTATTAGGGCATCGTTTCGATTTGTAAAGGAGTTTATAAATTTTTACGGTATTCCACAACTAGATGGTATCTTAGCAGATTTAGGTACTTCTTCCTACCAAATAGATACGCCAGGGCGTGGTTTTTCTACTCGTTTTGATGGTACACTCGATATGCGGATGGATCCAAATTCCCTTTATTCGGCTCAGCATATAGTAAATAGCTATACGGTGGAACAATTAGCCGATGTATTGAATGGTTATGGGGAAATAGTAGGCGCGATGGCTGTTGCTGAAGCTATTATACAAGCACGCAAGCGTGCACCTGTTGTAACGACCCATCAGTTGAGCACTATTCTTAAACCATTTGCGCCTAAAATAAAAGTAAATCAGTATCTTGCAAAGGTGTTTCAAGCCATCCGTATTGAAGTAAATAATGAGCTTGTTGCGTTGGAGGAATTACTAAAGCGTAGTGTTGAATGTATGAAACCTAAAGGTCGCTTGGCCATTATTTCCTATCATTCTTTAGAAGATCGATTGGTTAAAAACTTTTTCAATACGGGTAATGTATGGGGCAAGGTACAGCAGGATGGTTATGGCAATCTGTTGCGTCCTTTTGTTCCTCTACAAAAAAAACCTTTTATGCCTTCTGTAGAGGAGGTAACTAGAAACAATCGTGCGCGAAGCGCACGGTTACGGATAGCAGTACGTGTTGCATAA
- a CDS encoding bifunctional (p)ppGpp synthetase/guanosine-3',5'-bis(diphosphate) 3'-pyrophosphohydrolase — MIKKHEIPDVNNWNLHQLARAVSKDPNDTQQACSTIQTAYEWAEQFEQKMDKATCKRCVKDSIQIAMIAATEMSLDLPTVVVALLTPAFLKKFIEKEAVEKHFGSKTASILEAVAMLKDYRLRNDTIRNYPNHPNINCHHILAILLQMCEIIHLHCSGVIFENLDTELVPSNAQLLLELKHFYIPLSHRMRLYDIQTKLADFWLKHTDTLSYYAITAKLGMTKIKRQQKLNFVAEEVQAAIKERNIDFIIKKRIKSVYSIWHKIQKLKIDFDQVHDLTAIRIILTNMDGKTLQEEKVACWKILSIISNLYKPICNIMRDWISIPRDSRYESLHLTFETYKYGQLEIQIRTERMDYIAEYGEAAHWKYKYTSL; from the coding sequence ATGATAAAAAAACACGAAATCCCTGATGTAAATAATTGGAATTTACATCAACTTGCAAGAGCAGTAAGCAAAGACCCAAACGATACGCAACAAGCTTGCTCTACGATTCAAACAGCATATGAATGGGCAGAGCAGTTTGAACAAAAAATGGATAAAGCAACATGCAAACGTTGTGTAAAGGATTCGATACAAATAGCCATGATTGCTGCTACAGAGATGTCTTTAGATCTTCCTACCGTTGTAGTGGCCCTCTTAACACCAGCTTTTTTAAAAAAATTTATTGAAAAAGAAGCTGTTGAAAAACATTTTGGTTCAAAAACAGCTTCCATACTAGAGGCAGTGGCCATGTTAAAGGATTACAGATTACGTAACGATACCATTCGTAACTATCCAAATCATCCTAATATAAATTGCCACCATATTTTAGCCATTTTGCTACAAATGTGTGAGATTATTCACCTACATTGTAGTGGCGTAATATTCGAAAATCTGGATACAGAATTGGTCCCTTCTAACGCCCAACTGCTACTTGAACTCAAACATTTTTATATCCCATTATCTCATAGAATGCGGTTATATGATATTCAAACCAAGTTGGCAGATTTCTGGTTAAAGCATACAGACACATTGAGTTACTATGCCATTACCGCCAAACTTGGCATGACTAAAATAAAAAGGCAGCAAAAATTAAATTTTGTTGCTGAAGAAGTGCAAGCAGCTATAAAAGAACGCAACATTGATTTTATTATAAAAAAAAGGATTAAATCGGTTTATTCTATTTGGCATAAAATTCAAAAACTAAAGATTGATTTTGATCAAGTCCATGACCTTACCGCTATTAGAATCATTTTAACCAATATGGATGGCAAAACATTGCAAGAAGAAAAAGTGGCTTGTTGGAAAATACTTAGTATCATTAGCAATCTGTACAAACCAATATGTAACATTATGAGGGACTGGATCAGTATACCAAGAGATAGTAGATATGAGTCGCTCCATCTTACCTTTGAAACCTATAAATATGGGCAATTAGAGATACAAATACGTACAGAGCGCATGGACTATATAGCAGAATATGGTGAGGCAGCACACTGGAAATATAAGTATACCAGCCTATAA